In the Pseudoalteromonas undina genome, one interval contains:
- the rnk gene encoding nucleoside diphosphate kinase regulator: MNTKPEIIISSLDADRLYALMESLPANSFAGEKELEAELGRANIVEPHEVPATVVTMNSTVNFVVESTGEEFTLTLVYPKNIDSIGDKISILAPVGSALLGLSQGDQIEWPKPGGGLVTVTIKEVTYQPERAGELHR, from the coding sequence TTGAATACAAAACCTGAAATTATCATTTCATCGCTGGATGCAGATAGGTTGTATGCACTGATGGAGTCGTTGCCTGCAAACAGCTTTGCGGGTGAAAAAGAACTTGAAGCAGAACTTGGTAGAGCTAACATAGTGGAGCCACACGAAGTTCCCGCAACCGTGGTAACCATGAATTCAACTGTGAACTTTGTTGTTGAATCTACAGGCGAAGAGTTTACTTTAACGCTTGTTTACCCAAAAAATATTGATTCAATTGGCGACAAAATATCAATCTTAGCCCCTGTAGGTAGTGCATTACTTGGCCTTTCACAAGGAGATCAAATTGAATGGCCAAAGCCTGGCGGTGGATTAGTAACAGTAACCATCAAAGAAGTTACTTATCAGCCTGAAAGAGCTGGTGAGCTTCACAGATAG
- the groL gene encoding chaperonin GroEL (60 kDa chaperone family; promotes refolding of misfolded polypeptides especially under stressful conditions; forms two stacked rings of heptamers to form a barrel-shaped 14mer; ends can be capped by GroES; misfolded proteins enter the barrel where they are refolded when GroES binds), producing MAAKEVLFAGDARAKMLTGVNILANAVKVTLGPKGRNVVLDKSFGSPVITKDGVSVAKEIELEDKFENMGAQMVKEVASKANDAAGDGTTTATVLAQSIVNEGLKAVAAGMNPMDLKRGIDKAIIAATAELKALSVPCSDTKAIAQVGTISANSDKEIGEIIADAMEKVGRNTGVITVEEGQSLENELDVVEGMQFDRGYLSPYFINNAEKGAVELDNPFILLVDKKISNIRELLPTLEAVAKASKPLLIIAEDLEGEALATLVVNNMRGIVKVSAVKAPGFGDRRKAMLQDIAVLTGGTVISEEIGLELEKATVEDLGTAKRVVITKDDTTIIDGAGEEDGINGRVAQIKTQIEEATSDYDKEKLQERMAKLAGGVAVIKVGAATEIEMKEKKDRVEDALHATRAAVEEGVVPGGGVALVRAASKLVELLGDNEDQNHGIKVALRAMEAPLRQIVTNAGDEASVVINAVKGGEGNYGYNAATGEYSDMIEMGILDPTKVTRSALQFAGSIAGLMITTEAMVAEIPKEEAAGAPDMGGMGGMGGMGGMM from the coding sequence ATGGCAGCAAAAGAAGTACTGTTTGCAGGCGACGCACGTGCAAAAATGCTAACTGGCGTAAACATTTTAGCAAACGCAGTAAAAGTAACATTGGGCCCTAAAGGTCGTAACGTTGTACTAGACAAATCATTTGGCTCCCCAGTAATCACTAAAGATGGTGTATCTGTAGCTAAAGAAATCGAACTTGAAGACAAGTTTGAAAACATGGGCGCACAAATGGTTAAAGAAGTAGCGTCTAAAGCAAATGATGCTGCTGGTGACGGTACCACTACCGCAACCGTGCTTGCTCAATCTATTGTTAACGAAGGTCTTAAAGCGGTTGCTGCGGGTATGAACCCAATGGATCTTAAGCGCGGTATTGATAAAGCAATCATTGCTGCAACAGCAGAACTTAAAGCTCTTTCTGTTCCATGTTCTGATACTAAAGCAATTGCACAAGTAGGTACTATTTCAGCTAACTCTGATAAAGAGATTGGTGAAATCATTGCTGATGCAATGGAAAAAGTAGGCCGTAATACTGGTGTTATCACGGTTGAAGAAGGTCAATCACTTGAAAACGAACTAGATGTTGTAGAAGGCATGCAGTTTGACCGTGGTTACTTATCTCCATACTTCATCAACAACGCTGAAAAAGGCGCAGTTGAATTAGATAACCCATTTATCTTACTTGTAGATAAAAAAATATCTAACATCCGTGAATTATTACCAACATTAGAAGCGGTTGCAAAAGCAAGCAAGCCTCTACTAATCATCGCAGAAGACCTTGAAGGTGAAGCGTTAGCGACACTAGTAGTGAATAACATGCGTGGTATTGTAAAAGTATCAGCGGTTAAAGCACCTGGCTTTGGCGATCGTCGTAAAGCAATGCTACAGGATATCGCGGTATTAACTGGCGGTACTGTAATTTCTGAAGAAATCGGCCTTGAACTTGAAAAAGCAACAGTTGAAGACTTAGGTACAGCTAAGCGCGTAGTAATCACTAAAGATGATACAACAATCATTGATGGTGCTGGTGAAGAAGACGGTATCAACGGTCGTGTTGCTCAAATCAAAACACAAATTGAAGAAGCGACTTCAGACTACGATAAAGAAAAGCTACAAGAGCGCATGGCTAAGTTAGCTGGCGGTGTTGCTGTAATCAAAGTAGGTGCCGCTACTGAAATTGAAATGAAAGAGAAAAAAGACCGTGTTGAAGATGCATTACATGCAACTCGCGCAGCGGTTGAAGAAGGTGTAGTACCAGGTGGTGGTGTTGCATTAGTACGTGCTGCTAGCAAGCTAGTTGAGCTACTTGGCGACAATGAAGACCAAAACCACGGTATTAAAGTGGCACTTCGTGCGATGGAAGCACCACTTCGTCAAATCGTTACAAACGCAGGCGATGAAGCATCAGTTGTTATTAACGCAGTTAAAGGCGGAGAAGGTAACTACGGTTACAATGCAGCCACTGGCGAATACAGCGACATGATTGAAATGGGTATCCTAGATCCAACGAAAGTAACGCGCTCTGCATTACAATTTGCAGGATCGATTGCTGGTCTAATGATCACTACAGAGGCTATGGTTGCTGAAATTCCTAAAGAAGAAGCAGCTGGTGCACCTGATATGGGTGGCATGGGCGGCATGGGTGGAATGGGCGGCATGATGTAA
- a CDS encoding co-chaperone GroES → MNIRPLQDRVIIKRLEEETKSAGGIVLTGSAAEKSTRGEVVAVGNGRVLENGDVRALEVKAGDTVLFGSYVEKTEKIEGQEYLIMREDNILGIVG, encoded by the coding sequence ATGAACATTCGTCCTTTACAAGATCGCGTAATCATCAAGCGTCTAGAAGAAGAAACCAAGTCTGCTGGCGGTATTGTATTAACTGGCTCTGCAGCTGAAAAATCAACTCGTGGAGAAGTTGTTGCCGTAGGTAATGGTCGCGTTTTAGAAAACGGTGACGTTCGCGCGTTAGAAGTGAAAGCCGGTGACACTGTGTTATTTGGCTCATATGTTGAAAAAACTGAAAAGATCGAAGGTCAAGAATACCTGATCATGCGTGAAGATAATATTTTAGGCATTGTAGGCTAA
- a CDS encoding FxsA family protein, which yields MFRILFLLFIIIPIIEIALLIQVSDVIGGFATIALVVLTAIVGAKMVKQQGMGALQNVQVQMAQGQMPAKELFTGICVIIAGVLLLTPGIMTDVFGLLLLTPAIRNKLAAGLASQATVRMSASMHQTGTSGFSQPHQSMHHEQDENRPNTIDGEYERKD from the coding sequence ATGTTTAGAATTTTATTTTTGCTGTTTATCATCATCCCAATTATTGAAATTGCCTTACTAATTCAGGTTAGTGACGTGATAGGTGGCTTCGCAACAATCGCTTTAGTGGTACTAACCGCGATTGTGGGTGCGAAAATGGTGAAACAGCAAGGAATGGGCGCACTACAAAACGTACAAGTGCAAATGGCTCAAGGGCAAATGCCGGCTAAAGAGTTGTTTACGGGTATTTGTGTGATTATTGCTGGTGTACTTTTATTAACACCCGGCATTATGACGGATGTATTTGGCCTACTACTTCTTACTCCAGCTATTCGCAATAAATTAGCCGCAGGGCTTGCCAGCCAAGCAACGGTGAGAATGAGCGCTAGTATGCATCAAACAGGTACTTCAGGATTTTCACAACCTCATCAATCAATGCATCATGAGCAAGATGAAAACCGTCCCAATACTATAGATGGTGAATACGAGCGAAAAGATTAA
- the cutA gene encoding divalent-cation tolerance protein CutA — MTTQFKLIFTTCKDNDEARLLAMALIEKKLAACVNILPAMSSIYIWEGEVAEATEVKLLIKTKADKMNDVFLTLKDLHSYEVPEIQVVDVATGNLAYFNWMDEVLH, encoded by the coding sequence ATGACAACGCAATTTAAACTTATTTTTACCACTTGCAAAGATAACGATGAAGCCCGTTTATTAGCTATGGCGCTAATAGAAAAGAAACTAGCCGCTTGTGTAAATATTTTACCGGCCATGAGTTCTATTTACATATGGGAAGGTGAAGTAGCCGAGGCAACTGAAGTAAAGCTACTAATTAAAACAAAGGCTGACAAAATGAACGATGTATTTTTAACCTTAAAAGATCTTCACAGCTACGAAGTACCAGAAATACAAGTTGTTGATGTGGCAACGGGTAACTTGGCTTACTTTAATTGGATGGATGAGGTGCTTCATTAA
- a CDS encoding protein-disulfide reductase DsbD yields MRFILFFLLSVLMAPAWAAQNTLDDFLKPTQHTFLPVNEAFVFDFDQQGSTLFVGWDIADDYYLYKDKIEIIAKGASIDVPELGSGEVIEDEFFGKTEVFFNSLSIISKLSNVSEDGVVKVRYQGCAKAGLCYPPEIISIPLSVLASETNTNENTAASSAFTALSQPVEKPVTTATPEKELTFTEQLASQSLMVNLAIFFAVGVGLAFTPCVFPMFPILSSLIAGQKNLSTKKAFALSFVYIQGMAVTYAALGLVVAALGGQVQGYLQHPYVLISFSLLFVLLAMSMFGWYEIKLPSGMMNKLTQVSNNQKGGNYIGVFLMGVLSGLIASPCTTAPLSAALLFVAQSGDYLVGGLTLYVLSLGMGLPLLLLGTSGGKLLPKAGGWMEQVKTLFGFIMLVVPLILLERIIDIEIILLLAGLLAIATALYFHHWQSAQAQGKLKTLLWVIAVLLVLTGFNLTKNYFWPTQNVSLQTTTQSNEFKHVANLAELKQAVSHANSEGRMVMVDLYADWCVACKEFEHYTFPDPQVQSEFSHYQLIQIDLTQSDNETIELMEAYSVFGLPSILFFNTQGEELSTQRVTGFLNADDFAKHLAAVRASAE; encoded by the coding sequence ATGCGCTTTATTTTATTTTTTTTATTAAGTGTTTTAATGGCGCCTGCTTGGGCGGCACAAAATACCCTTGATGATTTTCTCAAACCTACTCAGCATACATTTTTACCGGTCAATGAAGCGTTTGTATTTGATTTTGACCAGCAAGGCAGCACGTTATTTGTTGGTTGGGATATCGCTGATGACTATTATTTATATAAAGATAAAATAGAAATTATTGCCAAAGGTGCCAGCATTGACGTGCCTGAGTTGGGCTCTGGTGAAGTTATTGAAGATGAGTTTTTTGGTAAAACTGAAGTGTTTTTTAATTCTCTCAGTATTATCAGCAAGCTGAGTAATGTGAGTGAAGATGGCGTTGTTAAGGTGCGTTATCAGGGCTGTGCAAAAGCAGGGCTGTGTTATCCACCTGAAATCATCAGCATTCCATTAAGTGTACTGGCAAGTGAAACTAATACTAATGAAAATACAGCAGCAAGTAGTGCATTTACGGCACTTAGCCAACCTGTAGAAAAACCTGTTACTACAGCAACACCCGAGAAAGAGCTCACCTTTACAGAGCAGTTAGCCAGCCAAAGCTTAATGGTTAATTTAGCTATATTTTTTGCTGTGGGCGTAGGTTTGGCATTTACACCGTGTGTATTTCCGATGTTTCCTATTTTATCTAGCTTAATTGCGGGTCAAAAGAACCTGTCTACCAAAAAAGCATTTGCCCTATCATTTGTTTATATTCAAGGTATGGCGGTTACCTATGCCGCATTGGGGTTAGTGGTTGCTGCATTAGGCGGCCAAGTACAAGGTTACTTACAGCACCCATATGTATTGATAAGTTTTAGCTTATTGTTTGTGTTGTTGGCTATGTCGATGTTCGGTTGGTACGAAATAAAGTTACCTAGCGGCATGATGAACAAGCTAACCCAAGTGAGTAACAACCAAAAAGGCGGTAACTACATTGGGGTATTCCTGATGGGGGTTTTATCAGGGCTTATTGCATCACCTTGTACCACTGCGCCTTTATCAGCCGCATTATTATTTGTGGCACAAAGCGGCGATTACTTAGTGGGTGGACTAACGCTTTATGTACTTAGCCTAGGAATGGGTTTACCGTTGTTACTCCTTGGTACATCGGGAGGTAAGTTATTACCGAAAGCTGGCGGATGGATGGAACAAGTTAAAACCTTATTTGGTTTTATTATGTTAGTTGTGCCACTTATTTTGTTAGAGCGAATTATCGATATCGAGATAATTTTACTATTAGCAGGTCTATTAGCTATCGCCACAGCGCTTTATTTTCATCATTGGCAAAGCGCCCAAGCACAAGGTAAATTAAAAACCTTATTGTGGGTTATTGCTGTTTTATTAGTGCTTACGGGCTTTAATTTAACCAAAAATTATTTTTGGCCAACACAAAACGTGAGCTTGCAAACAACCACGCAAAGCAATGAGTTTAAGCACGTTGCTAACTTAGCCGAGTTGAAGCAAGCAGTTTCACACGCAAATAGTGAGGGTCGTATGGTAATGGTGGACTTATACGCTGACTGGTGTGTAGCGTGTAAAGAGTTTGAGCATTACACATTTCCTGACCCGCAAGTGCAAAGTGAGTTTAGCCATTATCAACTGATTCAAATTGACTTAACCCAAAGCGATAATGAAACAATTGAGCTAATGGAAGCATATTCAGTGTTTGGTTTACCGAGTATTTTATTCTTCAATACTCAAGGTGAAGAGTTAAGTACACAACGTGTAACTGGCTTTTTAAATGCAGATGATTTTGCTAAGCACCTAGCTGCAGTGCGTGCCAGCGCTGAATAA
- the aroQ gene encoding type II 3-dehydroquinate dehydratase: MAAKLKILVINGPNLNMLGKREPDKYGSHSLEHIVSELNSAANSLGVELTHFQSNSEQALIERIHDAWQAVDYIIINPAAFTHTSVALRDALLSVDIPFFEVHLSNVHARETFRHHSYFSDVAQGVICGLGAMGYHAALNAAVSRLQNSN; this comes from the coding sequence ATGGCTGCAAAATTAAAGATTTTAGTTATAAATGGCCCAAATTTAAACATGCTAGGAAAGCGTGAACCTGATAAGTACGGTTCGCATTCTTTAGAGCATATTGTGAGCGAGTTAAACAGCGCTGCTAATAGTTTAGGTGTGGAGTTAACGCATTTTCAAAGTAATAGTGAACAAGCGCTCATTGAACGCATTCATGATGCTTGGCAAGCGGTTGATTACATAATAATTAACCCTGCAGCATTTACGCACACAAGCGTCGCATTACGTGATGCATTGCTAAGCGTTGATATTCCGTTTTTTGAAGTGCACTTAAGTAATGTGCATGCACGTGAAACGTTTCGCCATCATTCTTATTTTTCTGATGTGGCGCAAGGCGTTATTTGTGGATTAGGTGCAATGGGTTATCACGCTGCTTTAAATGCAGCAGTCAGCCGATTGCAAAACTCAAACTAA
- the accB gene encoding acetyl-CoA carboxylase biotin carboxyl carrier protein has translation MDIRKIKKLIELVEESGIAELEITEGEESVRINRNNMSAGPAYAQFAPQQYAPAAPAPAATAPSAPAAVESEAPAGPTGHQVKSPMVGSFYAAASPEAPAYVEVGSQVKVGDTLCIVEAMKMMNQIESDKAGTVKAILVENGEPVEFDQPLFIIE, from the coding sequence ATGGATATTCGCAAGATCAAAAAACTAATTGAATTAGTAGAAGAATCAGGTATTGCAGAACTAGAAATCACTGAAGGTGAAGAATCAGTACGTATTAACCGTAATAACATGAGTGCCGGTCCTGCGTACGCGCAATTCGCACCTCAGCAATACGCCCCAGCAGCACCTGCTCCAGCAGCGACTGCACCATCAGCACCTGCAGCCGTAGAGTCTGAAGCACCTGCAGGCCCTACAGGTCATCAAGTTAAATCACCTATGGTAGGTTCTTTTTACGCAGCAGCTTCTCCAGAAGCACCTGCATATGTTGAAGTGGGTTCTCAGGTTAAAGTTGGCGACACGCTATGTATCGTTGAAGCAATGAAAATGATGAACCAAATTGAGTCAGATAAAGCCGGTACAGTAAAAGCTATCTTAGTAGAAAACGGCGAGCCAGTAGAATTTGATCAACCTTTATTCATCATTGAATAA
- the accC gene encoding acetyl-CoA carboxylase biotin carboxylase subunit, with amino-acid sequence MLDKVVIANRGEIALRILRACKELGIKTVAVHSTADRDLKHVLLADETICIGKPAATESYLDIPRIIAAAEITDAVAIHPGYGFLAENADFADQVEQSGFVFIGPRGDTIRLMGDKVSAIEAMRKAGVPCVPGSDGPVSDDKERNMQIAKRIGYPVIIKAAGGGGGRGMRVVRNEAELINSISLTQQEAKQFFGNSMVYMEKFLENPRHIEVQVLADGQGNAVHLGERDCSMQRRHQKVVEEAPAPGITAEVRKFIGERCTRACIEIGYRGAGTFEFLYENGEFYFIEMNTRIQVEHPVTEMVTGVDLIKEQLKIAAGQPLSFTQEDVVIRGHAIECRINAEDPETFIPSPGKITRFHPAGGLGIRWDSHIYADYTVPPHYDSMIGKLITYGENRDVAIARARNALNELVIDGIKTNTPLHKRILADENFKNGGTNIHYLEKKLGL; translated from the coding sequence ATGTTAGATAAAGTAGTCATTGCAAACCGAGGTGAAATTGCACTTCGTATATTGCGCGCCTGCAAAGAGCTTGGGATCAAAACGGTTGCTGTGCATTCAACGGCGGATCGCGATCTTAAGCACGTATTACTAGCAGATGAAACCATCTGTATTGGTAAACCAGCAGCAACTGAAAGTTACTTAGACATTCCACGCATTATTGCCGCAGCAGAAATTACTGATGCGGTCGCTATACACCCAGGTTATGGTTTTCTTGCTGAAAATGCAGACTTTGCCGACCAAGTTGAGCAAAGTGGCTTTGTATTTATCGGTCCTCGTGGCGATACTATTCGTCTAATGGGCGATAAAGTATCGGCAATCGAAGCGATGCGTAAAGCGGGTGTTCCTTGTGTACCTGGCTCTGATGGTCCGGTATCGGATGATAAAGAACGCAACATGCAAATTGCTAAGCGTATTGGTTACCCAGTAATTATTAAAGCAGCTGGCGGCGGCGGTGGCCGCGGTATGCGTGTTGTTCGCAACGAAGCTGAGTTAATCAATTCAATTTCGCTTACGCAACAAGAAGCAAAGCAGTTCTTTGGCAACAGCATGGTTTACATGGAGAAATTCCTTGAAAACCCACGTCACATTGAAGTACAAGTATTGGCCGACGGTCAAGGCAATGCGGTTCACTTAGGTGAGCGTGATTGTTCAATGCAGCGTCGTCACCAAAAAGTAGTTGAAGAAGCACCAGCACCAGGGATTACTGCAGAAGTACGTAAGTTCATTGGTGAGCGTTGTACTCGCGCATGTATTGAAATTGGTTATCGTGGTGCGGGTACGTTTGAGTTTTTATACGAGAACGGTGAATTTTACTTCATTGAAATGAATACCCGTATTCAGGTTGAGCACCCTGTAACTGAAATGGTTACCGGTGTTGATTTAATCAAAGAGCAGTTAAAAATTGCCGCTGGTCAGCCTTTGTCATTCACTCAAGAAGATGTGGTTATTCGTGGTCATGCTATTGAGTGTCGTATTAATGCTGAAGACCCAGAAACCTTTATTCCATCGCCAGGTAAGATCACCCGTTTTCACCCAGCTGGTGGTTTAGGTATTCGTTGGGACAGTCATATTTACGCTGACTACACCGTTCCTCCACATTACGATTCTATGATTGGTAAGCTGATCACTTACGGTGAAAACCGTGATGTCGCTATCGCCCGAGCACGTAATGCGCTTAATGAACTCGTTATCGATGGTATTAAAACCAATACGCCACTGCATAAACGTATTCTTGCAGATGAAAACTTCAAAAATGGTGGTACAAATATCCACTACCTTGAGAAGAAATTAGGACTGTAA
- the tsaE gene encoding tRNA (adenosine(37)-N6)-threonylcarbamoyltransferase complex ATPase subunit type 1 TsaE, with amino-acid sequence MSCSFNFHLVDENATVAMGNKLAAIIEQGAVIYLHGDLGAGKTTFTRGIVQGFGHTGKVKSPTYTLVEPYELVRGNVYHFDLYRLGDPEELEFMGIRDYFSETATCIVEWPEKGGEFIPVPDLNATLSYVGDERKIVINSASERGVAIVKKLNNR; translated from the coding sequence ATGTCGTGTAGTTTTAATTTTCATTTAGTCGATGAAAATGCCACTGTTGCTATGGGTAATAAATTAGCTGCCATAATAGAGCAGGGCGCAGTTATTTATTTGCATGGTGACTTAGGGGCCGGTAAAACGACATTTACTCGCGGTATAGTGCAAGGTTTTGGTCATACAGGTAAGGTTAAAAGTCCCACCTATACACTTGTTGAACCCTACGAGCTTGTACGTGGCAATGTTTATCATTTTGACTTATATCGATTAGGTGACCCAGAAGAGCTTGAATTTATGGGGATTCGCGATTATTTTTCAGAAACTGCAACTTGTATAGTTGAGTGGCCGGAAAAAGGCGGAGAATTTATTCCTGTTCCCGATCTAAATGCTACGCTAAGTTATGTAGGTGATGAGCGTAAAATTGTTATTAACAGTGCGAGTGAGCGTGGTGTAGCAATTGTCAAAAAACTAAATAATAGATAA
- a CDS encoding N-acetylmuramoyl-L-alanine amidase, translated as MSRGLVKLFIYLMVFTVSLPLWAQNTINSVRVWPSPDSTRVVFDLDDKPDFSYFMLKNPSRLVVDLENTDELKTLPGVPPKHQIVSKLRYSKPKNKRSVRLVFELNGPVKPVIFALAPTGPYKNRLVVDLYDKSQSKGAVSPAQTAAKKRQLSQERDIVIAIDAGHGGEDPGSIGPSGTYEKDITLQIAKRLERMIDAERGMISRMVRSGDYFVKLNTRTNRARQKKADFFVSIHADAFTSPGPNGASVWVLSLRRANSEIGKWIEDKEKHSELLGGAADVIKDAANEKYLAQALLDMSMDHSMKTGLSVADEVIKELKKVAKMHKKAPQHASLAVLKSPDIPSILVETGFISNPREERLLKSANHQERLAKAMFTSIKNYYLRNPPDDSLFASLKSQYPTKHKVRPGESLSMLAGRYGVSISKIKQVNKLSSNTLFIGQELDIPQS; from the coding sequence ATGAGTCGTGGTTTAGTTAAACTTTTTATTTACCTCATGGTTTTTACAGTGAGCTTGCCATTGTGGGCGCAAAACACTATTAATAGTGTGCGTGTCTGGCCATCACCTGATAGCACTCGGGTGGTGTTTGATCTCGATGATAAACCCGACTTCAGTTACTTTATGCTAAAAAACCCAAGTCGTTTAGTGGTTGATTTAGAAAACACTGATGAATTAAAAACATTGCCAGGTGTGCCACCAAAACACCAAATTGTTAGCAAGTTACGTTATTCAAAACCTAAAAATAAACGCAGCGTGCGTTTAGTGTTTGAATTAAATGGGCCAGTTAAACCGGTTATATTTGCACTTGCCCCCACAGGCCCTTATAAAAACAGGTTGGTGGTCGACTTATACGACAAAAGTCAATCAAAAGGGGCGGTTAGTCCGGCACAAACAGCGGCTAAAAAACGCCAGTTAAGCCAAGAACGCGACATTGTAATTGCCATTGATGCAGGTCATGGTGGTGAAGACCCAGGCTCCATTGGCCCATCAGGTACTTACGAAAAAGACATCACTTTGCAAATTGCCAAGCGTTTAGAGCGCATGATTGATGCTGAGCGCGGTATGATTTCGCGTATGGTTCGCAGTGGCGATTACTTTGTTAAACTTAATACACGAACTAATCGCGCTCGCCAGAAAAAAGCCGATTTTTTTGTCTCTATTCATGCAGATGCGTTTACCAGTCCGGGACCCAATGGTGCTTCTGTATGGGTGTTGTCGCTGCGACGCGCCAACTCAGAAATAGGTAAATGGATTGAGGATAAAGAAAAACACTCAGAGTTACTTGGCGGTGCTGCCGATGTAATTAAAGATGCTGCAAATGAAAAGTACTTAGCACAAGCCTTGCTTGATATGTCGATGGATCATTCCATGAAAACAGGGCTAAGTGTTGCAGATGAAGTGATAAAAGAATTAAAAAAAGTAGCAAAAATGCACAAAAAGGCACCGCAACATGCCAGCCTTGCAGTATTGAAGTCGCCAGATATTCCGTCTATTTTGGTTGAAACTGGGTTTATCTCTAATCCCCGTGAAGAACGACTACTAAAAAGCGCCAATCACCAAGAGCGTTTGGCGAAAGCGATGTTTACCTCAATTAAAAATTACTATTTACGCAACCCGCCTGACGACTCACTGTTTGCGTCATTAAAGTCTCAATACCCAACAAAGCACAAGGTACGTCCGGGGGAGTCACTGAGTATGTTGGCTGGTCGATATGGCGTTAGTATCAGTAAAATAAAACAGGTTAATAAGCTCAGTTCAAATACGCTATTTATTGGCCAGGAACTTGATATTCCTCAGAGTTAA